The Zingiber officinale cultivar Zhangliang chromosome 10A, Zo_v1.1, whole genome shotgun sequence genome contains a region encoding:
- the LOC122026577 gene encoding adenylate isopentenyltransferase-like, which translates to MEGATLCMSKSDEVFVSGDFSCSTEKCNCHHGSHAAINGVVVDMPRTPVSKERLVVVMGATGTGKTKLAIELSLRFLGEVINSDKIQVYPGLDIASNKIAPAKQRGVPHHLLDFYDSASGELPAAEYRAVADYKIQEVSARGRVPFLTGGSNSFVYALLADQFDPNYDPFVSEEMREERAPQYDCLFIWVHVDAKVLAEHLARRVDEMVQEGLMDELADFFMKEGAKEKSVGIGKTIGVSEFRAYFTEKGMRTRPVYEAALAAMKENTRLLSEIQIQKIKRLQSMGWPLLRVDATAAVTAYLSGEDGAMVVPWQRDVIEPSTTAVAQFLEKRSN; encoded by the coding sequence ATGGAGGGTGCAACGCTTTGCATGTCCAAATCCGATGAGGTGTTTGTCTCCGGTGATTTTTCTTGCAGTACTGAGAAATGCAACTGCCACCACGGCAGCCATGCCGCCATTAATGGCGTCGTCGTCGACATGCCAAGAACGCCCGTGTCCAAGGAAAGACTGGTGGTGGTCATGGGCGCCACTGGCACAGGCAAAACCAAGCTCGCCATTGAATTGTCGCTCAGGTTCTTAGGCGAAGTCATCAACTCTGATAAGATCCAAGTGTACCCCGGGCTCGACATCGCCTCCAATAAGATTGCACCAGCGAAGCAGCGTGGGGTTCCGCACCATCTGTTAGATTTTTATGATTCGGCATCCGGGGAGTTACCGGCCGCTGAGTACCGTGCCGTGGCTGACTACAAGATTCAAGAGGTCTCGGCTCGCGGCCGAGTGCCGTTCCTCACTGGAGGGTCGAACTCGTTCGTCTACGCGCTGCTCGCGGACCAGTTCGACCCCAACTACGACCCGTTCGTCAGTGAGGAAATGAGAGAGGAAAGGGCCCCGCAGTACGACTGCTTGTTCATCTGGGTGCACGTGGACGCCAAAGTGCTGGCCGAGCACCTCGCACGCCGAGTGGACGAGATGGTGCAGGAGGGCTTGATGGATGAGTTGGCCGACTTCTTCATGAAGGAAGGGGCGAAGGAGAAGTCTGTCGGGATCGGAAAGACCATCGGGGTCTCAGAATTCCGAGCTTACTTCACTGAAAAAGGCATGCGGACTCGACCAGTCTACGAGGCGGCGCTCGCTGCCATGAAGGAGAACACGCGCTTATTGTCGGAGATACAAATACAGAAGATCAAGCGACTGCAGTCGATGGGCTGGCCGCTGCTTCGAGTGGACGCCACGGCTGCTGTGACGGCGTATCTCTCCGGGGAGGATGGTGCCATGGTGGTGCCTTGGCAAAGGGATGTGATTGAGCCGAGCACGACTGCTGTGGCACAGTTTTTAGAGAAGAGATCAAACTAA